In the genome of Brachypodium distachyon strain Bd21 chromosome 3, Brachypodium_distachyon_v3.0, whole genome shotgun sequence, the window atacaaaaaaatatcatgCATGTCGGGCACGTCGAGCATGATGGAAGTCATGGTGAAGCAACGTTTTATGACGGTTTGAAGGTTGACATGGTATAACCTAAACTAATGTGTGAATTTGTGCTTCATTTCTAACAATGCCTTGTCAATTTAACTTTGTTGCTAAATTTGTAGATTATTCTCATTGGCAGCATAAAAAACATATGCAAGGCATATGATATGTGCATATTTCCTGCTAGATGATGGCACCGACATGCTCAGCTTCGCCAAATAGTTTGGTCGTTTAAACAAAATATGTATTTGGAAAGTAGGCAATATATTAAGCATGAATTTATCGTATAGGCTAAATGATGATGCAGATGAAAAACAAGTTGCTTCAATCAAGTAAGCAACTATTgcgtgtatttttttttatgattgtTGCAAAGTTCTAACAAGGGATGATGAGTACTTCTCCGTACGTGAAACCTTAAAACCTATAAAGAATAGCCTTCAATTGCAATTGTAATCAGGTTACATTTGTAACGTAATGTTGCTAAGGCATTTTAGACGCCAATAGTTATAGTATACTAAATATTATGGATATTAGCTTCGAGAAATGCATATACCATATATAAATTAACCAGTTTCCCCGTCTCTGCAATCGATATGCCGACGCCCTAAACTCTGCAGagatcagaaattcagaaacagCATGGACCAGGAAAGCAAAGTCTTCAatcaaagaaaggaaaataagTCGCGATTTTTCTTCCAAAACACCACTCAGCACATCAACATAGCAACAGAAGTTCGCCCCCAAACTTTCAGTAGCGTGCCATCCAACGTACGTACAGCAACAGGATCCAATCGCATAATAACAGGGGTTCCGGGTGCACCGAATGACAGTACCCTAGAGAGACGCAGAGTTATTCAGACCAGGGCTCTGGATCTAGGAAATTACTGGCTAGTTGTAGTAGAGCTCGAGGCCCATGCCGTCGTGGATCTCGTAGTCGGCGAGCGTGATGTGGTCCTTGTAGGTGGTGTACCACTTCTGGATGCGGATCTTGTCGGCGCGCGTCCCCGTctgcgccgccaccagctTCTTCAGGTCGCCGATCGTGTCGTCCTCGTTGCACTTGACGCGCACCTTCTTCCCCAGGCGGTCGTTCAGCACCAGCTCGATCAtctccgcagcagcagcagcagcagcaggcgtgTTAGCCGGAACTCACGACGAGGCCGGGCGAGCGATCGGCGCAGAGAGGAGATTGTGCGCTTCGCGTGCCGTGCGAGGACAGCTCGGGACGGGAGAAGTTTATTTATCTTACCAGGCTGGGTACTAGGTCGGTTGGAATTAGGAGTCGGTATCGTCTCTCTGAAACCGTGTTTGACACGTTCAACATTGCCGGCTTTTCCTTTCTTACGGAGGGATTACAGCACGAACAAACAAAACgcatttcttaaaaaaaaagataatttcttaaaaaaaaaaacaaaacgcaATATAATTAGTGCTTCGGGCCTGTTTTGGATGACGGTTTCGTGGCCCAGTACCGGGGTAAAACTCGGAGCCGGAAAACATTCCAGCAAGGCCCAAACTCCCGCTTGTTTc includes:
- the LOC100842883 gene encoding ubiquitin-like protein 5 encodes the protein MIELVLNDRLGKKVRVKCNEDDTIGDLKKLVAAQTGTRADKIRIQKWYTTYKDHITLADYEIHDGMGLELYYN